TTGCCGTAGAAAAGCTGAGAAGTAGCAGATAAGAAAACATGTACCCCCTTAAAAAAAACAGAGCAATGGAAATGTTGTTGCTGTAGAAACTCTGCAGTACAGCTATACAAGGTGAGGAGTGATTAAGGAAAGCAACTGAATGGCAggaggggagggtcagagcagCTGGGGAGCTAGTGAGACAGTAAACGGTTCTGTGTCTTTCAGAGAATAGAAATTAGACGTACTACTGAGAACGTTTTGTCTACTTTATTTCTCAAATGCTTAGGCTCTAGGAAAAGAAATGACCCCAAAAACATTCAACCATATTGGATGGACATGCCTTGCATAGATACAGCTTTGACTCCACTGATAAGGACGGAATCTACAAGAAACAAACTTGACCTTTTACAGAAGCCCGAGTCTCTAGGCCTCTGAAAAAAGTAAACATGGGTACATGCAATTTTTTTAACTTGATCTCAAATGAATAAAATCAGCTCTGAGCAAGCAATCTATATCTACCTAACTCAAACTCTACATATGGTGCCATGGTACGTTGTCTAAAAGGCCCTCTTTAAAGAGCAGTAGGTCAAATATTATTGAAAAtattgttttggttcagaaggTGTTAGAAATCCATTTCCCTGTAGAGCAAAATAAAAGCCGAAAACATTCATGCATCTATTCAGCGATTATAGTCACATGGATATACGGGGTAACATTGTTTGCATTCCATGAAATGTGGGTGTGGAGGACTGTCTCAAAAATGCATCCTAGACAATACAATTAGAGACCCACCAAGCTGTGCTATTTTAACCTCACCTTGCTTGAACAGTGTGTAAAGAAatttttgatttaatcttaTGCACGTCAAAGTTGCTGTAGTGACATTCAAATTGATTGATATACTGCAGGGGGCTACTGGTAGCCACACCTTTAATAATTACTTTCAACACTCTACTTTACCAGCTACAGTTACTatgacacacaaaaaaaacaagacatttaacaaaaataaaaggcaCTTATTTCAGTGACAGTTGACGGTGTATGGTAGACCTAATTGAGATGAGTTTCATGAGGTCTCATGTGACTGACCAGACCCTGAACCAGTCACTCATTCATCGGCCAAGAGGCAGAGACAACACCGTGCTCCAGTGGAGATTTGGGCTCAACTTTTCAAAAGGCTCAGCGGTGAATGGTCAAAGGAAGTGGGATGACATGGCTCTAGGCATGGGACTACAATGCAGCGGGTAGTCTTATTTGTACCTGGAGGAGTAATATTCTTCCTCTAGCTCATAGAGGTCGACAGCGATCTCGTCGCGGAGGGACGTGAGCTTCTTGTCACACTCGTCCTGCAGCGAGCGGAGCTGCTGGTTCTGCAGGGTGATGGCGTCGTTGACTGAAGGGAAGTCGTTCAGGATGAGGAACTGCTTCAGGTCCGAGACTAGCTTCATCAGGGACTCTCCCGCTCGCACCTGAGGAGATAATCAGAATGGTGGTCGGTTTTTTcagccacctcctcccctctttaaGTTCTCTTGACTGCCAAATGACTATACTCACAATGTTGGCTGCCCTGACATGCATTTCATAATGGTCTTGCTCTCCTTGTGTTGCTCGCGAAACTTGAGTCTCATCTTCTATCtgaagaaagggagggagaattTCAAATAAATAGCTCAAATCTTGAACACGAAACGAGAGATACCGAGAGATACCCAAGTAGCCGTTTGTTTACCTTGGCCGTTTTGATAATTTCAGAGAAGTTGTCCACGATGGACCGGACGTCATCCTTCAGCCTCTTGTTGTAGTTCTGAAGAAGCGTCTCCTTGCTTTGGGGGAGGGCTCTCGGAGTAGTCATCTTTTTTTGAATGCACCACTGCGAACGTTGCCTAGAACTAATTTAATTCATAAGTTCACCATTAACGTTTTAATTCCACACAGGAATATCAACTCGGTGTGTAATCTGCAACACACTTAGAAACACATGCGACCACGTATTGACCCTGATTAGGAACGACGTTAGCGTAAAATCGTACTTACCTTCAAATTCATAGGGTAAATCATAAGTGACTTCAAGATATGCAAAAACGAATGTATACAATGTAGGAATGTTTTTAATACTACTACGCTTTATCCGGTGTTCGGCGGATTCAAGTGTCCGTGTTGAAACGCAGACCAGGCCCGTTTTGGTTCTGCCTCTGTCAGAGATATGCTGAGTCTAGTAATtctaaatatttattaataagaATTTATATTTTATCTAACTATCTATTCTTTTATATATTCTGCCACACACGTGAACATATTCAACATATTACAATGGAGGTACACAATGACACCTGGATCCTGTTCATTATGCCTCTTACTTGACCTAAAATTCATAGCTTTAAACTTATAATACAATGTTCATAGTGTGCTTATAAatatacaacttaaaataacGGGCTTTGTCCATGGCTTTACCAGGTGTCCGGCTGATTTAAAGGGTCGTGTTGCAACCGCAGAACTGGCACATCTTTGGTTCCGCGTGGCTGTGTCCAGATATCTAATGTGTATTTTATTCAGGAATAAAATGTAACGTGGCTTCTTGAATTCCGGGAGAAACAGCAGGTAGATATCCTGTACGATGTCGGTCTTGACGGACGTTTATCAACTATTTGTATACCTCTATTCACTTGCCTTTGGCTAGCATCTCCCTTGATGCAGTAGAGTATAGTTTTTAAATGTTATCTTTTATTGCGCTTcttatttattgtttgtttttgtgcctTCCTGCAATATTGCACTTtactgtaaagcactttggtGCGGCTAAGCAGTCTGTAAatgcgctatataaataaaattgacaTTCAAGGACGGAATCCCCACAGCCTAAACATTGTATTCAAATGAGCTTAATACAatcaaatgtattcattaataaaaacataaccaAAAAATTGTCTTTACattcatttaatatttttttcaaaaggcAAGCTTTACAGCATGACTCAATTATTTTAACGAGTGCTAGTTTTCCGCATCTGAACCTGTTGAACCCTCCACACACATCGGACTGATCAAAATACATATAGTATAAACCTCATACAGCAGTGTCATCATCAACACAGTCCAGGCGGTCCGTTACCGTGTGCGGCCTTCATTTGTGCAGGTTGGGTGACAGCTGAATGTTTATAAAAAGATTGTACattggagaaaaaaacaaaacagccacAGAGAAATCAAAGGATTATACAATACACTTCAGCATACATTTTTTGTTAGTTCCTCTTTTTCTTAAATGTGCTTAAAAGTTGAACTTCAAAATGCCTTGGGATTTTACAAAGCAGGAGGCAATACAATATTGCCATGGTTACGGAGATCCACCAGGAAGGATGCGCCGATACAAGCCTCCACTCAGACACCCCCCAGCCAGACAACATGAGCAGAAGTACCAGCAAATGGTGCTTCAAGCACGAGTGCAGTGGATGAAGCTGTGCTGCTTGAGGACACTACCAGCACAATTAACTGACCCTCATTAAACACTCAATTCAATTGCCCACCAGAAGTTATTGGAGTGAGCACATATTCTGATCTGACGCAGCGGTCCATGATAGCATTGTTGATGGCTTCATGCACGGCAGACAATGCAGTGGTACAAGTATTTGGTTccggaaaaaaaaataatgcgtAAAATGCAGCATTTGATTTGGAAGGCTAACGTAAAAAGGCACCTGTGATATAGCATACATTATGTTTCCATTGCAGAGGCAACATACCACATGCTGGAGGAGCAAATTCTGAGCGATGGATGGATAGAATGCAAACCTGTGTGTTAGTTGAGCTGTCTGGTGTTTGAATAAGGCTGGCCGGTGATGTTGATTACTTGATACAGTACACATAAGAAAAGGGGTGGATTTCAGTTGCACAGCCGAAGAACTAACTTTTTGTATCATAATACATCATAGTCATTGCTAATGGAAACTACCGGTCTGCTCTACTGCTCAGCAGTTTGTGAAGTATATTTAGCCAACAAAAATATTTTTAGAGAATTTGAGGATGTAATTTCAGAATGCCTTTTTTAAGGCATTTGAATGCTTGAAACGCCAAACATAAGTGTAAATGATACGAAAAACAGAGATTGGTAttaagaaaacaaagtgctttttttttttacacttctTGAACATCTTTGAGAACATACAATCGTGAGTCTCAGCCACGCAGGGCCGTTCACTTTGGAGTTACTAAGGAGCAGAAGGGATCCCTCAGGCGAGTCTACAGTTTCACAGTAAAGCTCAGGTGTTAAGGAAATACAACTGCAGATCATTAATGGATAAGAAAACAGTGAGGTAGGCAGGAATACAAATATGTGGCTACCTTGTCCTCTGCGAGTGCGTACCGAAAGATTAAAAGATAtgctaaaaaataagaaaaaagaaacTGATGAATTTCTTATACTTCTGCAGCATTCAAGTTTAGTGACAGCCTCGTACAATCGGACCAAATATAAGACGCTGCTGGTTTGCGGAACAGCCTCATCTCATACAACATGCCATAAAGCCCCCTCGCTGTGTGCCTGTAGAGTAGTGTGCATGATTTAGCCGCTCACTTGTttactgctctctgtgtgtgtgtgtgtgtgtgtgtgtgtgtgtgtgtgtgtgtgtgtgtgtgtgtgtgtgtgtgtgtgtgtgtgtgtgtgtgtgtgtgtgtgtgtgtgtgtgtgtgtgtgtgtgtgtgtgtgtgtgtgtgtgtgtctttctctctctgtctgtgcgtgtgtgtgtgtctgtgtctgtgtgaatttaTGCGAGTAGTTGTCCTTCAGGGCTTCTCCTGAGGAGCTTTGAGGTGGAAAGGTGCCGAGACGAAGGGGTCCAGGGCGGGGGCCGGCTCCGAGGTCCAGGAGTGCGCCGCTGCCCCCACTGGCACCGAGCCCACCGCCGCCTGCTGGCTCACGCTGGAGACCACCCGTTGTGCGGCCACAGGCTGCTGGGGCGACGGCCCCTCAAAGTGCCGCGAATACTTAGCCAGCGCCTGCGGTCGGAATGGCTGCGGCGCCACCTGCCCCAGGCCCCCCTGGGggtcctccttcctcttcccgaAGGGGGCCTGAGAGAACACATCGGGGGAGGGCTCGCCGGCGGCGCCGTGGACGTTGGCGAGCGGGAACGGAGCGTTGGCGAACACATCCGCCACCTCGTCCTGCGCGAACTGAAACGGTGCTTTGGAGAAGACGTCCGGAGCCTCCAGCTCGCCGAGGGgccggggcggggccagggcgtGGTTGCTGGCCGAGGGGTCCGCCGGAGGAGGTTTGTGGAaggcggcgggcggcggcggcggctgttGGG
Above is a genomic segment from Gadus morhua chromosome 6, gadMor3.0, whole genome shotgun sequence containing:
- the med22 gene encoding mediator of RNA polymerase II transcription subunit 22 isoform X1, producing the protein MTTPRALPQSKETLLQNYNKRLKDDVRSIVDNFSEIIKTAKIEDETQVSRATQGEQDHYEMHVRAANIVRAGESLMKLVSDLKQFLILNDFPSVNDAITLQNQQLRSLQDECDKKLTSLRDEIAVDLYELEEEYYSSSYSLSDTTDLPLCEAYRRRDSWASPGTGPGSAQGDGDEHDGPPSHETKPQHHLNGHGTTPIEKP
- the med22 gene encoding mediator of RNA polymerase II transcription subunit 22 isoform X2 encodes the protein MTTPRALPQSKETLLQNYNKRLKDDVRSIVDNFSEIIKTAKIEDETQVSRATQGEQDHYEMHVRAANIVRAGESLMKLVSDLKQFLILNDFPSVNDAITLQNQQLRSLQDECDKKLTSLRDEIAVDLYELEEEYYSSSLPAARQLGLSRHGPWVGSGGRRRARRTPFTRDKAPAPPQWTRDHPHRETMKR
- the med22 gene encoding mediator of RNA polymerase II transcription subunit 22 isoform X3, whose protein sequence is MTTPRALPQSKETLLQNYNKRLKDDVRSIVDNFSEIIKTAKIEDETQVSRATQGEQDHYEMHVRAANIVRAGESLMKLVSDLKQFLILNDFPSVNDAITLQNQQLRSLQDECDKKLTSLRDEIAVDLYELEEEYYSSRYK